The DNA region CTTTAAAATCTGGAGAACAGTATGCTTCAAAATTAACTGGCATTATTTCGAAAAAAATTTCCAGTGAACCTCTTGCCAAAATTGATTATATAGAAATAGTAGATAGTTTAGAATTAAAACCTGTTTGCAAAATAAGCTCATCTATTCTTGTGGCAATAGCTATTTACATTGGTAACACAAGACTTATAGATAATTTTACCTGGGATATTAAATAGTAACTAAAGAATTAAGATTATCTACAGTTCCCAATATACAATAAATATTAGTCTGAAAATACTCTGAAACTGCAGTATTTCGTTTATAAATCTTTGTATTGTTTTCAAGTTACTAATTGCAGTAAGATTGTATATTTCATAATAATAAGATTCACTCTATGGAGGTACAGTACATGAAATTAAGTATGTTAAAATCAAAAATACACAGAGCAACTGTCACAGAGGCAAAACTAAATTATGTGGGCAGTATAACAATAGATAGTAAATTAATGAAAGAAGCAAATATAATAGAATATGAAAAAATACAGGTAGTAAATATAAATAATGGCAGTAGAATTGAAACCTATGTTATTGCTGGAGAAAACGGCAGTGGTGTCATATGTCTTAATGGGGCGGCTGCCAGATATGCACAAGCAGGGGACAAGGTCATATTAATGACTTATTGCGAAATGGAGGAAGAAGAAGCAAATCTTCACAAGCCTATTGTAGTATTTGTAAAAGAGGACAACTCTATTTCAGAAATTACAACCTACGAAAGACACGGCGAAATAAAATAATTATAAAAAAGATTGGTTTAAAAGTAAAATTTTCTTTTAAACCAATCTTTTTTATCAATGAATCTTACTTAGTTGAAGTTTGTATTCCCACTAAGTTTAGATGAATTATCCAGGGACGTGTCGCTGTTATCTCCATCTTTAGAAAGTGGAGTGTTACAGCGACTAGTCA from Clostridium pasteurianum BC1 includes:
- the panD gene encoding aspartate 1-decarboxylase, coding for MKLSMLKSKIHRATVTEAKLNYVGSITIDSKLMKEANIIEYEKIQVVNINNGSRIETYVIAGENGSGVICLNGAAARYAQAGDKVILMTYCEMEEEEANLHKPIVVFVKEDNSISEITTYERHGEIK